The following nucleotide sequence is from Rattus norvegicus strain BN/NHsdMcwi chromosome 13, GRCr8, whole genome shotgun sequence.
CGATAAGAAGGTTCTGATGTGGATTTCTGTCCTATCTTCCAAAACAGCTTTCACAAAGTATTCATGTGTCCTCAGTGTGTTAGAaaattgtgtttgttttgtgtattaCAAAGAAATGCCAAGGGGTTTCCGGTTCCGctgtcctctttctcttcaacGAGGCAGCCAAACGGAGGCCAACATGCAGATCTTCATGAAGACCCTGAAGGGAAAGACCATCACTCTTGAGGTCGAGCCCAGTGACACCATGGAGAATGTCAAGGCCAAGAACGAAGACAAGGAAGGCACCCACCCTAGCTGACCATCTGAGGCATTCGTGGGCAAACAGCTCGAGGATGGCGCATCCTGTCTGACTACAACACCCAGAAAGAGTCCACCTTGCACCCGGTGCTGCGCCTGCGCAGTGGCATCACCGCGCAGTCCCTTCGTCAATTTGCCCAGAAGTACAACTGTGACAAGATGATCTGTGGCCAGTGCCACGCACGCCCCCATGCAGTCAACGGATGCAAGAAGGGCAGCCACACCGACAACCTGCGCCCCAAGAAGAAGGCCAAATAAAGCTGGGGCCGTACCTGGTTCGTGACCCCGGGGAACAAATAAAGTCCCCTTCCatcagaagcaaacaaacaaacaaaaaattgccAAGTAGagtatgtgtctgggtgtgtcaTAAAGAGCAAGGTATAAGGATGAAGAAAGACCtcggtgattttttttccctcttttctttttttttactgcacTTGTTTTTGGATTCCTAAGTTCTCGTGAGTCCCAGGCTGGTGACATACTACTCTGTGGCCAAAGATGACACTGAACTCAGATttccctgcctcaacctccccagcgctgggatcacaggcatgtaccaccacctgCACTTTATCCATTGctagggcttgaactcaggactctgtgcACGCTGAACACATGCTCTACTCACTGTACTACCTTTTCACTTCCTGTAGTGCCCCACAGTTGAGTAGACACTTTCATAATAGGGAAACCGCCTCTCTCCACAACGAGATAATTCTCTTTAGGATATTTCTAGCAATCTGCCCAAAAGGACACTTGTAGAAATGCTACAGTGTTGCAACTACCAGGAAAGTTgaatccttccctcctccctgtacTGAGGTTTCCAATCTTTCTACAGTAATCAGATACCAACCCGGAAAGGGAGAATAACATGATTTTAAATCAAACCAAATCGAGTCATTTTAGCTGCAATGGGAAATGGGCTACTATCGAAGACAAGCGGTGAAGACAGATTTTAGGGATGTTTGGTTGACTGTATGGGAGTCAATCAGAGCAAGGTGAGATTTGAACACTGCTCCAGTCAGTTTTCTCAGCCCTCTAATCACAAATGAGCTCTTCATATCTTATTAATGAGGATTATTAATTTATGGCTATTCTAATTGGGGATTATGCTGTGAACATGTACACCAGAAATTGCCCACATTTTTCAGTGTTAAAAGGCAGGAAGAGAATCAATGAGATACTGAGAAACATGGTGGGTAGAGGTCAAAGATGGGCTTCTGCTTTAGGTAAAATAGACAGGGTGtgtttctaagaagaactgataTGTTCTACCTGAGGCTTGAAGCTGAGGAGCAGAAAGTGTCTGTTAGGGATTTCAGGTACAGATACTACAGAGACAGAGGTTGGGAGGAGGAACATGGAGAGCTCTAGTGTGTCCACAGATCAATGGTACAGCGAGAGGTGCAGGAGCCTGAGCTTGCAGGGTGTAGTGGCAGAGGACACGGAACCTTAAAATCTAAGCAGGAGTCGAACAATATTCCAAATGCAGACGGAAGCCACGGGAGGGTTTTTTAACAATGGCATGATCTCAAGGAGATCAAGctgaagaggaaaggaagcaaaACCACAGAGACCATTTAGGGAATCAGTTCTATCAATGATGAGAGACAACAGACAGGGTATGTCTCCTAGAGGAAGTCAGAAGGTCACGGGAGCTTAGCTGTGACAGAGTTGGGAAGACGTAGTTCAGCTGGCCCTTATCGGCAC
It contains:
- the Uba52-ps19 gene encoding ubiquitin-ribosomal protein eL40 fusion protein-like → MPRGFRFRCPLSLQRGSQTEANMQIFMKTLKGKTITLEVEPSDTMENVKAKNEDKEESTLHPVLRLRSGITAQSLRQFAQKYNCDKMICGQCHARPHAVNGCKKGSHTDNLRPKKKAK